ATGCGACTGTCCCTTGAGAGCCAGAACCTTGGTAATGGCTGCAGTCAGAGTGGTTTTGCCGTGGTCTACATGACCAATCGTGCCGATATTTACATGGGGCTTGGTTCGTTCAAATTTCGCCTTTGCCATTTCCTTAGGTCTCCTCTCTCAAACAACCGGTTTACACCAATCCGAAAATTCATTCCAATTTCACCACTACCGGCCTGGGTTACGATTCAGCAACCGCTTCAGTGGAGCCCACGATCGGGATTGAACCGATGACCTCTTCCTTACCAAGGAAGTGCTCCACCACTGAGCTACGTGGGCAAAACCGCAGATTGATCGT
This Pseudomonadota bacterium DNA region includes the following protein-coding sequences:
- the tuf gene encoding elongation factor Tu (EF-Tu; promotes GTP-dependent binding of aminoacyl-tRNA to the A-site of ribosomes during protein biosynthesis; when the tRNA anticodon matches the mRNA codon, GTP hydrolysis results; the inactive EF-Tu-GDP leaves the ribosome and release of GDP is promoted by elongation factor Ts; many prokaryotes have two copies of the gene encoding EF-Tu), which encodes MAKAKFERTKPHVNIGTIGHVDHGKTTLTAAITKVLALKGQSH